From Lolium perenne isolate Kyuss_39 chromosome 5, Kyuss_2.0, whole genome shotgun sequence, a single genomic window includes:
- the LOC127301443 gene encoding uncharacterized protein has translation MPASGALGVAVADMDAAVRLLQSEVRALPSKLLLLTINGTERHGIPCKFFAFRKLPFTEAQTKPTAFFSEWFASRNIHRGQDMDIADPTVEQLILCCNFGCGRRETRFQEFRSCSGCGRVFLLFPRLPGSTLEGCAQCLAGRWHKVIRPMEKPVST, from the exons ATGCCGGCCTCCGGGGCGCTGGGTGTGGCGGTGGCGGACATGGACGCGGCCGTGCGCTTGCTGCAGAGCGAGGTCAGGGCGCTCCCGTCCAAGCTGCTTCTCCTGACCATTAATG GGACAGAAAGACACGGAATTCCTTGCAAGTTCTTTGCTTTCAGAAAG CTGCCATTCACCGAAGCACAGACCAAGCCCACCGCTTTTTTTTCAGAGTGGTTCGCATCAAGGAACATCCATAGAGGGCAAGACATGGACATCGCTGATCCAACCGTCGAGCAACTTATATTATGCTGCAATTTTGGATGTGGTCGCAGAGAAACTAGATTCCAGGAATTCAGGTCATGCTCTGGCTGCGGCCGAGTCTTTCTACTGTTCCCGCGCCTGCCAGGCAGCACACTGGAAGGTTGTGCACAGTGTCTTGCAGGCAGATGGCACAAGGTGATCAGGCCAATGGAGAAGCCGGTGTCCACGTAG